A genomic segment from Nicotiana sylvestris chromosome 1, ASM39365v2, whole genome shotgun sequence encodes:
- the LOC138872472 gene encoding uncharacterized protein, protein MFFALVASVTGWSCRPVIAVDATFLKSKYRGVLFVTISKNANNQIFPLCFGVADSENNEACIWLFGEMRKTIQVHRELVFLSDRNQSITNGIRKVFPYGICLYHFEKNLKERHEKATVINLFQSAARSYKREDFNQLMSQLKSIDKKTYNYIMEEPLEIWARSWFPRRYYDMLTTNMVFNLDSMLFRINSEGIEFIVDLKKRTYDCLEFQLDELPYPHAIAAINKRYLQKSDYCSNWYSKETWLKKYEGHVNTVGVQKSWDIPQNVQSEITKPPDVEILQGRRQKKRHIPATESVPFKSTKCSRCKQVGHNRTTCLFSPAPHPYSKKHTKKYSSLQ, encoded by the exons ATGTTCTTTGCTCTTGTGGCATCAGTAACTGGTTGGTCCTGTAGACCCGTTATTGCAGTAGATGCAACgtttttaaagtcaaaatatcGTGGTGTTCTATTTGTTACTATATCAAAGAATGCAAACAATCAAATCTTTCCTTTATGTTTTGGTGTAGCAGATTCAGAAAACAATGAGGCATGCATTTGGCTCTTCGGGGAAATGAGAAAAACAATTCAAGTCCATCGTGAACTGGTTTTCTTGTCAGATAGAAACCAATCGATCACAAATGGAATTAGAAAAGTTTTTCCTTATGGTATCTGCCTCTATCActttgagaaaaatttaaagGAAAGACATGAAAAAGCCACAgtaataaatctttttcaaagtgcTGCAAGGTCATACAAACGTGAAGATTTTAATCAGTTAATGTCCCAACTCAAAAGTATTGATAAGAAAACATACAATTACATAATGGAAGAGCCTCTAGAGATATGGGCTCGATCGTGGTTCCCACGGCGATATTATGATATGCTAACAACAAACATG gtGTTCAACCTTGACTCAATGTTGTTTAGAATAAATAGTGAAGGAATTGAATTCATTGTGGACTTAAAAAAGAGAACTTATGACTGCCTGGAATTCCAACTTGATGAGTTGCCCTATCCACATGCAATTGCTGCTATTAATAAGAGATATTTGCAGAAATCTGATTACTGCTCAAATTGGTATTCAAAGGAAACATGGTTGAAAAAATATGAAGGACATGTGAATACCGTGGGAGTTCAAAAATCATGGGATATACCACAAAATGTACAATCTGAGATCACAAAACCTCCCGATGTAGAGATTTTAcaaggaagaagacaaaagaagaggcaTATACCTGCGACTGAATCAGTACCATTCAAGTCTACCAAATGCAGTCGATGTAAACAAGTTGGGCATAACAGAACAACTTGCTTGTTTTCTCCAGCACCTCATCCATATTCCAAGAAACACACTAAAAAATACTCCAGCCTTCAATAA